In Candidatus Dependentiae bacterium, the genomic stretch AGAAGAAACTGCCGATACAAGTGACCAGTATAGCACTAGAGAAGCACTTAATAGCAAAAAAAAATCTGCCTTGCCACATAAGTTAGTAAAAGCTAAATCTTTAACAAATATTGGTGTAGTAAAATCGCCTCAATTAAGAAGAGCAAACTCAAGCTCAGATAGCTTGCATAAAAACTTACTTAAATCTATTTCGGAAGTAGAAGCAGAAACATCTCCTTCTTTGGCTAAACGAGTTATGAATTTATTTGGTTCATCAAAAGCAGAGCCTACTTCAGACAGTTTTGCTTTGCTTAAAAGATCTAAAAGTGGCCTTTAAAATAAGTAACCAGTTGAGTTAAGCTTCTAGTTATATGCTCTGTAGCGGTAGGTTTTTGATTATGTGTAATAGTAAAATACTGTTTTTTGTTATATGCTCGGTGTTTTTTAATAGTAGGCCTATGACAGGTGATGACCAACTGCTATATGCAATTGAAAGCAACAATGTTGAGTTAGCTCAAGCAGCTTTAGAATCTGGAGCAAGCCCTAATGTCCTTGATCGCAATAAAGATAGTTGCCTCTATAAAGCAGCTGAATCAGGTTGTTTAGAACTTGTCGACCTGCTTATTGCCAAAGGAGCTACCGTTAACCAAAAGTGTTGTGTTGGGTGGTCGCCTTTAAGTAGAGCTATTTGTAAAAATCATGTTCAGATAGTTAAAGCACTGCTTGAGGCTAAAGCAACTCCTAATAGCAAAGATCATTGTCTTGTTACCCCTTTACATGAAGCTGTTACGGTAGCTAACTTAGAAATAATACAATTATTATTTGCAGCAAAAGTCAATCCCTTTGTCAAAGATAAATGGGGGAAAACAGCTACCGATCTTGTTAAAAAAAAGCATGCTCACGATATGGGCAAACTTATCTCTGATTATAAGTCAGATATTAAGCTTAAGGCTACACGTGCTGTGTTATTTATATTAAAGAGAATCTATCAAACAAAGTCAGATGATAACTGCTCGGAGTTACCCTCTGATGTAGTAAATGCTATTATTGATTATACTCTTTGCTAGTCTATGTACTTTTTGCTTTCTAACTTTGCTGATTTTAAAAGAGATTCGTTACAATTCTGCCTTTTAAGCGAAAAATTTATTAAAATTAATGATGCCAAAATGTGACCTTTTATGATTATTTACACAAATATATTTTTACTTATGTTATTATTAGTAATTATATTATAAAGAGAAAGTCTTGTGTGCTGGGTGCAATGAGCAATTTGACGAAAGCAGCAAAGTCAATAAAATTGATTAATACTTGTGTAACAATAAACTTGTTTTAGAGAATAGAGAAATAGTAAATAGATCATTAAAAAAGAAGAAATATGCTCATCTTTGCTATGTTTTTTAGAAATAGTACCGCAAGTATAATTGGCATTTTTTCTAAAGCATGGTATACTTATAAGTAGAGATATAAGTTAAATAGATAAGGTTTTCCCTAGCTTATAAGGAAGCACGATGAGTAAAGAAATATTAAAAGAAACTGATATCAGCGCTAAAAGAAAAATGCTTGATATAGTTCTTGCTCAAATTGATAAACAGTATGGCAAAAATACCGTTATGGCTCTTGGCCAAGGTACTTCTGTACAAGCAGATGTTATATCAACCGGCTCAATTATGGTTGATCAAGCACTAGGAATTGGTGGTTTTCCTCGTGGTAGAATAATTGAAATTTTTGGACCTGAAGCGTCAGGTAAAACAACATTAGCATTACAAGTAATTGCACAAGCTCAAAAACTAGGCGGTATTTGTGCTTTTATTGATGCTGAGCATGCATTAGATCCTGCATATGCAAAAAGAATTGGTATTAAAATTAATGACCTACTTGTTACCCAGCCAGATTATGGTGAACAAGGTCTTGATATTGCTGAAACACTTATAAGATCCGGTACTGTTGATGTTATTGTTGTTGACTCTGTAGCTGCTCTTGTACCAAAAGCTGAGCTTGAAGGTGACATGGGTGATACTCATGTTGGTCTACAAGCACGTCTTATGTCGCAAGCATTAAGAAAGTTAACACCTGTTGTACACAAGTCAAAAACAGTACTCATATTTATTAATCAAATTCGTCAAAATATAAGTACTAT encodes the following:
- a CDS encoding ankyrin repeat domain-containing protein — translated: MCNSKILFFVICSVFFNSRPMTGDDQLLYAIESNNVELAQAALESGASPNVLDRNKDSCLYKAAESGCLELVDLLIAKGATVNQKCCVGWSPLSRAICKNHVQIVKALLEAKATPNSKDHCLVTPLHEAVTVANLEIIQLLFAAKVNPFVKDKWGKTATDLVKKKHAHDMGKLISDYKSDIKLKATRAVLFILKRIYQTKSDDNCSELPSDVVNAIIDYTLC
- the recA gene encoding recombinase RecA, which gives rise to MSKEILKETDISAKRKMLDIVLAQIDKQYGKNTVMALGQGTSVQADVISTGSIMVDQALGIGGFPRGRIIEIFGPEASGKTTLALQVIAQAQKLGGICAFIDAEHALDPAYAKRIGIKINDLLVTQPDYGEQGLDIAETLIRSGTVDVIVVDSVAALVPKAELEGDMGDTHVGLQARLMSQALRKLTPVVHKSKTVLIFINQIRQNISTMSFGPKEVTTGGNALKFYASLRLDVRRIESIKKDDVIIGNRVAIKVAKNKMAPPFRRVEAELMFGEGITPARDLLEAALVYGVIQQAGSWFSFEGEKLAQGREHVVQGLKTNKELIDKITAKVHAVIATAKAETEAGNYIVKDE